A region from the Dehalococcoides mccartyi CG5 genome encodes:
- a CDS encoding adenylosuccinate synthase has translation MPVTAIVGGQWGDEGKGKVVDMLAQEADYVVRFSGGDNAGHTVINPMGEFKLHIIPSGVFYPGVKCIIGNGVVINPDVFIRERNELISRGVNVSNVFISDRAHLVLPYHILLDGLEEEARGNKSLGTTRRGIGPAFVDKYARMGIRVGDLLLPEYLRERLEYVLECKNQILTKVYDAAPISLDEIYETCLKWGKELAPNIRETTHIIEEAISQDKKIIMEGAQGALLDPDFGTYPYGTSSSPLAAGGCLGIGIGPASVSATLGVFKAYSTRVGGGPMPTELLDKTGDTIRNEAHEYGTTTGRPRRIGWFDAVAGRFSCQINGMTTAIMTRLDIMDILPKISICTAYELNGKIIKYFPANSGELAKCKPIYEEMPGWLCSTKEVRNYDDLPEAAKAYICRIEKLIGCQMSAVCIGPSREQTIYK, from the coding sequence ATGCCTGTTACAGCAATAGTTGGTGGACAGTGGGGAGATGAAGGTAAGGGTAAAGTTGTAGATATGCTGGCCCAGGAGGCTGATTACGTAGTACGCTTTTCCGGCGGTGATAATGCCGGTCATACTGTTATAAACCCTATGGGTGAGTTTAAACTTCATATCATTCCTTCAGGTGTTTTTTATCCCGGTGTAAAATGCATTATCGGTAACGGGGTGGTTATAAACCCTGATGTATTTATCCGCGAACGCAATGAGCTTATCAGCCGCGGTGTAAATGTGAGCAACGTTTTTATCAGTGACCGTGCGCATCTGGTTTTGCCCTACCATATACTACTAGACGGGCTTGAAGAAGAGGCCAGAGGCAATAAATCACTGGGGACTACCCGAAGGGGCATAGGGCCTGCCTTCGTGGATAAATATGCCCGTATGGGCATACGGGTGGGTGATTTGCTGTTGCCTGAGTACCTGCGTGAACGGCTGGAGTATGTGCTGGAGTGCAAAAACCAGATACTTACCAAAGTCTATGATGCGGCCCCCATTTCTCTGGATGAGATTTATGAAACCTGCCTTAAATGGGGTAAAGAACTAGCCCCTAATATAAGAGAAACTACCCATATTATTGAAGAGGCTATCAGCCAAGACAAAAAGATAATAATGGAAGGCGCTCAGGGAGCTTTGCTTGACCCTGATTTCGGTACTTACCCTTACGGAACTTCCAGTTCGCCTTTGGCGGCTGGCGGTTGTTTGGGGATAGGTATCGGACCGGCTTCAGTCAGTGCCACACTGGGTGTTTTCAAAGCTTATAGTACCAGAGTTGGCGGAGGCCCAATGCCCACCGAGCTTCTGGATAAAACAGGAGATACCATACGTAATGAAGCCCATGAATATGGTACAACTACAGGGCGTCCCAGACGGATAGGTTGGTTTGATGCGGTGGCAGGGCGGTTCAGCTGCCAGATAAACGGTATGACTACCGCCATAATGACCCGTTTGGATATTATGGATATTCTGCCCAAAATATCTATTTGTACGGCTTATGAGCTTAATGGCAAGATAATAAAATATTTCCCTGCAAATTCGGGTGAGCTTGCCAAATGCAAGCCTATTTATGAGGAGATGCCCGGCTGGCTTTGTTCTACCAAAGAAGTTAGAAATTACGATGACCTGCCGGAGGCAGCAAAAGCCTATATTTGCCGCATTGAAAAGCTTATCGGCTGCCAGATGAGTGCCGTTTGTATCGGCCCTTCTCGCGAACAAACTATATATAAATAG
- a CDS encoding CDP-alcohol phosphatidyltransferase family protein gives MSGMASWRKEIALKITNPVINLLAKTGLTPNMVTIIGFVITLVAAVIIVNGNLLLAGIVMLLAGVFDMLDGALARRTGRVTRFGAVLDSTLDRVSEAAILIGVCAFYSQNGQTTEVVLAVITLTLSLLVSYIRARAEAMGLEGKEGFFTRPERVVALAIGMMLNILVPVLVLVSVLSLITVIQRLANVYRQTK, from the coding sequence ATGTCTGGTATGGCAAGTTGGCGTAAAGAAATTGCCCTTAAAATTACAAACCCCGTCATAAATCTTTTAGCTAAAACCGGTCTTACCCCAAATATGGTTACGATAATCGGTTTTGTTATTACTCTGGTGGCGGCTGTAATCATAGTTAATGGGAACCTGCTTTTAGCGGGAATAGTTATGTTGCTGGCAGGTGTATTTGACATGCTGGACGGGGCACTTGCCCGCCGGACCGGCAGGGTTACCCGCTTCGGGGCAGTGCTTGATTCTACTTTAGACAGGGTCTCGGAAGCTGCAATTCTTATCGGGGTATGCGCTTTTTATTCCCAAAACGGGCAGACAACTGAGGTAGTGCTGGCGGTAATTACCCTCACACTTTCTTTGCTGGTCAGTTATATACGGGCTAGAGCCGAAGCCATGGGGCTTGAAGGAAAAGAAGGATTTTTTACCAGACCTGAACGGGTGGTTGCACTGGCTATAGGCATGATGCTGAATATACTCGTTCCAGTATTGGTCTTGGTAAGTGTTCTCAGTTTGATAACTGTTATTCAACGGCTTGCAAATGTTTACCGACAGACCAAATGA
- a CDS encoding glycosyltransferase family 4 protein, with protein MKIALVCPYDFAYPGGVVNHVNSLYKELKMLGHDVRIIAPASKSLAEYGTDFIQVGKPRPLATSGTVVRISLSVNLKNRIKRVLAEEKFDVIHLHEPFMIMLCSAMLRFSKTCNVATFHASQGKPGYNLGWPFTRIFLRRRRRNLHGHMAVSNAALRFASKYIPGEYTIVPNGIDLDLYHTEVQPFSEYIDDKLNILFVGRMESRKGLGYLIDAYAQIKPLCPQTRLLIVGPGTPRQISHYRNMVKRHGLSDVVFVGGVSCHDLPRYYKTAHIYCSPATGQESFGIVLLEAMALGVPIVASRIEGYQCVLTDNKEGLFVPPKNADELAKTLIKLITHPDMRSELSAEGLKTVQQYSWKRVAKKVEEYYHLVLSKNHHGPEGK; from the coding sequence GTGAAAATAGCTTTAGTATGTCCTTATGATTTTGCTTATCCGGGTGGCGTAGTTAACCACGTTAACTCGCTTTATAAAGAACTTAAAATGCTGGGGCATGATGTTCGCATCATTGCCCCAGCATCAAAGTCTCTGGCGGAATACGGCACGGATTTTATTCAAGTCGGCAAGCCCCGCCCCTTAGCTACCTCTGGAACAGTTGTTCGTATCAGCCTTTCGGTCAATCTAAAAAACCGCATAAAGAGAGTTCTGGCCGAAGAAAAGTTTGATGTTATCCATCTGCATGAGCCATTTATGATAATGCTATGCAGTGCTATGCTCAGATTCTCCAAAACCTGTAATGTGGCTACCTTCCATGCCAGTCAGGGGAAACCCGGTTATAATCTGGGGTGGCCTTTTACCCGAATCTTCCTGCGGCGGCGGAGACGAAACCTTCATGGTCATATGGCGGTTTCAAATGCGGCTTTGCGTTTTGCCTCCAAATATATACCCGGTGAATATACCATTGTGCCAAACGGTATAGATCTGGATTTATACCATACAGAAGTGCAGCCTTTTTCAGAATATATAGATGACAAGCTTAATATCCTTTTTGTGGGGCGAATGGAAAGCCGCAAGGGATTGGGCTATCTTATTGATGCTTACGCCCAGATTAAGCCCCTGTGCCCCCAGACAAGGCTTCTGATAGTAGGGCCGGGTACACCCCGGCAAATTAGCCATTATCGCAATATGGTAAAAAGACACGGACTTTCTGATGTGGTATTTGTAGGCGGGGTTTCCTGTCATGATTTACCGCGTTACTATAAGACAGCCCATATTTACTGTTCTCCGGCTACCGGTCAGGAAAGTTTCGGCATTGTACTTTTGGAGGCTATGGCTTTGGGCGTGCCTATTGTTGCTTCGCGAATTGAAGGATACCAGTGTGTGCTGACGGATAACAAAGAGGGGCTTTTCGTTCCTCCTAAAAATGCTGATGAACTGGCAAAAACCTTGATAAAACTCATAACCCACCCTGATATGCGATCTGAGCTGAGTGCCGAAGGATTAAAGACAGTCCAGCAATATAGCTGGAAAAGGGTTGCTAAAAAAGTAGAAGAGTACTACCATTTGGTGTTAAGTAAAAATCACCACGGGCCGGAAGGTAAATAG